The window ATCGCGCCGTTCCTGCCCAACTTCGCGCTGGTCTGTGTGGCCCGCGCGCTCATGGCTGTAGGGACCGCGACGGCGTACCCGTCCGCCGTCGTGATGGTCACCGAGTTGAGCCGGCTGGCTAACCTGCCCTCCACGCGGCCGTTGGGCCGGATCCAAATGGCGAACACATCCGCCGCTGCCATTGGACCCGTGGTGGGCGGACTCCTGGTGAGCTTGGTCGGCTGGCAGGCGTTGTTCGCCATCAACGTGCCCATTGCCTTGCTGGCTCTGTTGGTTGTCCGCCAGACCGCGCCCGCAGATGCCGGGCGCGAGACCGGTAAACTCGGCCAGCTGATCCGCGATTCCGACATCCCCGGCATCCTCGCTTTCGTCACCTCGCTGATGCTGGCCATGATGGCGCTTCTCAATGTGCTGCCCGGCTACCGCTGGTACCTGCTGGGCGCCGCCACTGTGATCGGCGCGCTGTTCGCTTGGCGCGAGCTGCGTTTCCAGCCGCCGTTCCTGGACCTCCGCTTGCTGGGCCGGAACCGGCCGTTGCTGTTGGTCTACTTGCTGTTTGTGGTGTTCAGCGGTGTCTACTACTTTGCGTTCTTCGGCCTCCCGCAGTTGCTGCAGGAGGCAGGGAATTACGACGCCGGGGTGGTGGGCCTGCTCATGCTTCCCCTTGCGGCGTTGTCGGTTGTGGTGACGCCGGTGACCGTGAGGTTCATTGAGCGGTTCGGCGTGCGTTCCGTACTCATCACCGGGGTGTTGATTCTGACCGTTGCGGCCGGCACTCTCGGGTTCCTGACCATGAGTTTATGGGCGCCGCTGGTGTTCGTGCTTACGGCTTTGATGGGTGTTCCTTATGGGGTGGTGAGCACGGCATCGAACCAGGGCCTGTACGTTTCGGCCCGTCCCGAGGATCGGGGAGTTGCTGCCGGGATTTTCCAGACGTGCCGCTACCTCGGGGCCATCACCGCCACAGTACTGATTGGCGTGCTCTACGGTCCGGGCGTGAACCAGGCGAACTGGGGGATCATGGTTCTGGTGATGCTTGGCCTCAGCGCTGTGGTGCTGGTGCTGGCTGTGATGTGGCGGAAGCCCGCGGTTTAGGGGAAGCAGTGGCTCGAGCAATGAACTTTGACATGGACCTGCACA is drawn from Arthrobacter sp. 31Y and contains these coding sequences:
- a CDS encoding MFS transporter, which produces MTANKPRPGLAIAALSLGTALNPLNSSMIAVALVVLREHFELDVATVTWVITSFYLASAAGQPLMGRLADRFGPRRLFMFGMALVAVTCAIAPFLPNFALVCVARALMAVGTATAYPSAVVMVTELSRLANLPSTRPLGRIQMANTSAAAIGPVVGGLLVSLVGWQALFAINVPIALLALLVVRQTAPADAGRETGKLGQLIRDSDIPGILAFVTSLMLAMMALLNVLPGYRWYLLGAATVIGALFAWRELRFQPPFLDLRLLGRNRPLLLVYLLFVVFSGVYYFAFFGLPQLLQEAGNYDAGVVGLLMLPLAALSVVVTPVTVRFIERFGVRSVLITGVLILTVAAGTLGFLTMSLWAPLVFVLTALMGVPYGVVSTASNQGLYVSARPEDRGVAAGIFQTCRYLGAITATVLIGVLYGPGVNQANWGIMVLVMLGLSAVVLVLAVMWRKPAV